A part of Bubalus bubalis isolate 160015118507 breed Murrah chromosome 6, NDDB_SH_1, whole genome shotgun sequence genomic DNA contains:
- the CLCC1 gene encoding chloride channel CLIC-like protein 1 yields MLYSLLLCECLWLITAYAHDDEWIDPTDMLNYDAASGRMRKSQVKYGISEKEEVNPDLSYADELSQCYNRLDSLTYKIDECEKQKRKDYESQSNPVFRRYLNKILIETKKLGLPDENKDDMHYDAEIILKRQTLLEIQKFLSGEDWKPGALDDALSDILINFKFHDFETWKWRFEEFFGVDPYNVFMVLLCLLCIVVLIATELWTYVRWYTQLKRVLFISFLISLGWNWMYLYKLAFAQHQAEVAKMEPLNNVCAEKMNWSGSLWEWLRSSWTYKDDPCQKYYELLLVNPIWLVPPTKALAVTFTNFVTEPLKHVGKGAGEFIKALMKEIPVFLHIPVLIIMALAVLSFCYGAGKSVNMLRHVGGPEREAPQALQAGERRRQQKIDYRSHGGAGDADFYYRGQISPIEQGPNDNTYEGRRDVLRERDVGLRFQTGNKSPEVLQPFDLQEAEAREHPKVVPGLKSPNLESKPREMGEIPGESTPTESSTESSQPAKPVSGQKVSEGAEGCPAVEKAQLGTDAAGGPEEGSTCSPASTAVEVCG; encoded by the exons ATGCTGTATTCTCTGCTCCTCTGTGAATGTCTGTGGCTGATAACTGCTTATGCTCATGATGATGAATGGATTGATCCCACAGACATGCTTAACTATGATGCTGCTTCAGGAAGAATGAGAAAATCTCAG GTGAAATATGGTATATCAGAGAAAGAAGAGGTCAATCCTGACTTATCATATGCTGATGAATTATCACAATGTTACAACAGACTTGATTCTTTAACTTATAAG ATTGATgaatgtgaaaagcaaaagagaaaagactatGAAAGTCAAAGCAATCCGGTTTTTAGGAGATACTTAAATAAGATTTTGATTGAAACCAAAAAGCTTGGACTT cCTGATGAAAACAAAGATGACATGCATTATGATGCCGAGATTATCCTTAAAAGACAAaccttgttagaaatacaaaagTTTCTCAGTGGAGAGGATTGGAAGCCAGGTGCCTTGGATGATGCACTAagtgatattttaattaattttaagtttCATGATTTTGAAACATGGAAGTGGCGATTTGAAGAATTTTTTGGAGTGGATCCGTATAATGTGTTCATG GTGCTTCTGTGTCTGCTCTGCATCGTGGTGTTAATAGCTACTGAGCTCTGGACCTATGTTCGTTGGTACACCCAGTTGAAACGTGTTTTAttcatcagttttctcatcagtttgGGATGGAATTGGATGTATTTATATAAG CTCGCTTTTGCCCAGCATCAGGCTGAAGTTGCCAAGATGGAGCCACTTAACAATGTATGTGCTGAGAAGATGAACTGGAGTGGAAGTCTCTGGG AATGGCTTAGAAGTTCATGGACCTATAAGGATGACCCATGCCAGAAATACTACGAGCTCTTACTAGTCAACCCTATTTGGCTGGTCCCCCCAACAAAG GCACTGGCAGTTACATTCACCAACTTTGTCACGGAGCCACTGAAGCATGTTGGGAAGGGAGCTGGTGAATTCATTAAAGCACTCATGAAGGAGATCCCAGTGTTCCTGCACATCCCAGTGCTGATAATTATGGCATTAGCTGTCCTG agTTTCTGCTATGGTGCTGGCAAATCAGTCAATATGCTGAGACATGTGGGTGGTCCTGAAAGAGAAGCACCCCAGGCACTTCAGGCAGGTGAAAGAAGACGGCAGCAGAAAATCGATTATAGATCCCATGGTGGAGCAGGTGATGCAGATTTCTATTATAGGGGCCAAATTAGCCCCATTGAGCAAGGCCCTAATGACAACACATATGAGGGTAGAAGAGatgttttgagagagagagatgttggCTTGAGATTTCAGACTGGCAACAAGAGCCCTGAAGTGCTTCAGCCATTTGATTTACAAGAAGCAGAGGCGAGAGAGCATCCCAAGGTGGTACCTGGT CTTAAATCACCTAATTTGGAATCGAAGCCCAGAGAGATGGGTGAAATCCCAGGAGAAAGCACTCCGACAGAAAGCAGTACTGAAAGCAGCCAGCCAGCGAAGCCTGTCTCTGGTCAGAAGGTGTCAGAGGGTGCAGAAGGTTGCCCTGCAGTGGAGAAGGCCCAGCTTGGGACTGATGCCGCAGGCGGCCCAGAGGAAGGCAGCACGTGCAGCCCAGCAAGCACCGCAGTGGAAGTGTGCGGCTAG